In one window of Hymenobacter nivis DNA:
- a CDS encoding DUF4331 family protein produces the protein MNSKFIPKLLLLPAVAAAAAVGLSVWSTAHTPLEASSHREAPLIADDPVADNTDLYAFKDPNDASKIVVIANYIPFELPQGGPNYSTFGENVRYEVHVKNKSTTNGDDITYRFTFKRVNEDPSTFFNIRLAKQNLKTTYTCEKSVGGGAFTTIVTNGVVAPNNIGPRSINDKTVGLNQPSYTDLRQSTVTMATSGEQVFCGPSDDPFFADLGAIFDLANLRPSGAADGLSHKNCHSIALSIPVATLQKDGKDVTAAKTILDPDYVIGVWASASRPAIQTFSASAGIGIQGDYVQVSRIGMPLTNEVINPIGGKDRWNALTPYNEDAGTDDYLSNPELGLYVDTRLFGNAVPQLAALDVQKASLAGFPGLPAKGFDFGNTQSGLYPLKGSAAVAGTALADASLGGYLLKPNSPRSVDIKPIFHTGVPNMRPYQLATGKPNGNPLAEGKPFINNFLPLSANISGNPGGDMLRLNMAVPATPRTINGQPNKEFSNQGLLAAAVLGLVDTRFNGSTDIQPIPNMDGFPNGRRLEDEVVSIELKAVGGAVLAAIGLWYDDYTPNSTSVKTPQLLGVLGFKTGVENNDTTFRATFPFVQTPWIGTGAAGGPTNVVVNPNLIVSTAMPVEAGTYNNITITGTGVAAFNGPIQVNGTLTLQTGGTLSIQGVLATSCLPVTGPGSFVMQDGSTLRICSSDGISAMGSTGAIQLTRTFNKKANYVYNGGAAQTTGTGLPDTVRSLTVNNTAGLTLNNGGVRIAQVLALTNGNLITSASQPLTLLSTPKAGTALVVNTNGAVVGPATMQRAIDPFYNAGPGYRHYSSPVASATLNDLSANTPGFSPIFNQAYNSAGANSGSVTPFPNVFGYDQARVTSAADATSAFDMGFVVPMGSDPMSIMSGYTVNIPATAVVALKGTLNNGPQASTNLMRGTLPQSGWQLLGNPYPSPLDFSLMGGVTRTNVDDAVYVYQSTGQYVGQYRSYVNGVGNPQISAMQGFFARVSTGQTTGSLALNNAARVTTFAATPSFNRGGPDTRPLVNLKLQGAALLLADEANVYFEQGATAGYDAKFDAYKLPSSSGLSISSFAASDALSINGLAPLVATVATSVPLDVQVPNTGVFTLNAASVINFAATTQVLLLDAQTGARIDLKQQPLYTFTAATKSLRGRFSLYFGPSAVLATNPAALAQLVQLYPNPARGSFTLLLPAELGRSPVTATLYNQLGQVVSQRTLPMTAAGATAQFDVSHLAFGIYTLQMTGGTTKVVKRLAIIQ, from the coding sequence ATGAATTCTAAATTTATACCTAAGTTACTGTTGCTACCCGCCGTGGCAGCAGCGGCAGCGGTCGGGCTCTCGGTGTGGAGCACGGCCCACACCCCCCTCGAAGCCAGTAGCCACCGCGAAGCGCCCCTCATCGCCGACGACCCGGTGGCGGACAATACCGACCTCTACGCATTCAAAGACCCCAACGACGCGAGCAAAATCGTCGTCATTGCCAACTACATTCCGTTCGAACTGCCCCAGGGAGGGCCCAACTACTCGACGTTTGGTGAGAATGTGCGCTACGAGGTGCACGTGAAAAACAAAAGCACCACGAACGGCGACGACATTACCTACCGCTTCACGTTTAAGCGAGTGAATGAGGACCCCAGCACGTTTTTCAACATCCGGCTGGCCAAGCAGAACCTCAAGACCACCTACACTTGCGAGAAAAGCGTGGGCGGCGGGGCTTTCACCACAATCGTGACCAACGGCGTAGTGGCTCCCAACAACATTGGGCCCCGGTCTATCAATGACAAGACCGTAGGCTTGAACCAGCCTTCCTATACCGACCTGCGCCAGAGCACGGTGACCATGGCCACCAGCGGCGAGCAAGTTTTCTGTGGCCCGTCCGACGACCCGTTTTTTGCTGACTTAGGTGCCATTTTTGACCTGGCGAACCTACGGCCCAGCGGCGCCGCCGACGGCTTAAGCCACAAGAACTGCCACTCTATCGCGCTGAGCATTCCGGTGGCCACGCTCCAAAAAGATGGTAAAGACGTGACGGCAGCGAAAACCATTCTCGACCCCGACTACGTGATTGGCGTATGGGCCTCGGCTAGCCGCCCAGCCATTCAAACCTTCAGTGCAAGCGCAGGCATTGGAATCCAGGGCGACTATGTGCAGGTATCGCGCATAGGCATGCCCCTTACCAACGAGGTGATTAACCCCATCGGCGGCAAGGATCGTTGGAATGCATTGACACCGTACAACGAAGACGCTGGCACAGACGATTACCTATCCAACCCCGAACTGGGCCTGTACGTGGACACCCGCCTATTTGGCAATGCCGTGCCGCAACTGGCAGCCCTCGACGTGCAAAAAGCGTCGCTGGCTGGCTTTCCTGGCCTGCCTGCCAAGGGCTTCGACTTCGGCAACACGCAGTCGGGCCTGTACCCGCTAAAAGGCTCCGCCGCCGTAGCCGGCACAGCCTTGGCCGATGCCTCTCTCGGTGGTTACCTGCTCAAGCCCAACAGCCCGCGGTCGGTCGACATCAAGCCTATTTTCCACACTGGCGTACCTAACATGCGGCCCTACCAGCTTGCCACAGGTAAGCCCAATGGCAACCCACTGGCAGAGGGCAAGCCGTTCATCAACAACTTCTTGCCCCTGAGCGCCAATATCAGTGGCAACCCCGGCGGCGACATGCTGCGCCTGAACATGGCCGTGCCCGCCACCCCGCGTACCATCAATGGACAGCCCAACAAGGAGTTTAGCAACCAGGGTCTGCTGGCCGCCGCCGTGCTCGGCTTGGTTGACACGCGCTTCAACGGTAGCACCGATATCCAGCCCATTCCCAACATGGACGGTTTCCCTAATGGACGCCGCTTGGAAGACGAAGTAGTAAGCATTGAGTTGAAGGCCGTAGGCGGCGCAGTACTAGCCGCCATCGGCCTATGGTACGACGACTACACGCCCAACAGCACTAGCGTGAAGACGCCCCAACTGTTAGGGGTCCTGGGATTCAAGACCGGTGTGGAAAATAACGACACGACTTTCCGCGCCACTTTTCCCTTTGTGCAAACGCCGTGGATCGGCACGGGCGCGGCCGGCGGCCCGACCAACGTCGTGGTCAACCCTAACCTGATCGTGAGCACCGCCATGCCGGTGGAAGCGGGTACTTATAACAACATCACCATCACCGGCACCGGCGTGGCGGCCTTCAACGGCCCCATCCAAGTGAATGGTACGCTGACCCTGCAAACGGGTGGCACACTGAGCATCCAGGGCGTGCTGGCCACCAGCTGCCTGCCCGTGACCGGGCCCGGTAGCTTCGTGATGCAGGATGGTTCAACGCTGCGCATTTGCAGCTCCGACGGCATCAGTGCCATGGGCTCAACCGGCGCTATCCAACTCACCCGCACCTTTAACAAGAAGGCTAACTACGTGTACAACGGCGGCGCAGCTCAGACCACTGGTACGGGTCTCCCCGACACGGTGCGCAGCCTAACAGTGAACAACACGGCCGGCCTGACCCTGAACAACGGCGGAGTACGCATCGCCCAAGTGCTGGCCCTAACCAACGGCAACCTGATCACGAGCGCCAGCCAGCCGCTGACGCTGCTCTCGACGCCCAAAGCTGGCACAGCTCTGGTAGTGAACACTAACGGTGCCGTAGTAGGACCTGCAACCATGCAGCGCGCTATCGACCCCTTCTACAACGCCGGGCCGGGCTACCGCCACTACAGCTCGCCGGTGGCTAGCGCGACCCTCAACGACCTGAGCGCTAATACCCCCGGCTTCAGTCCGATTTTCAACCAGGCCTACAATTCGGCCGGGGCCAATAGCGGCAGCGTGACGCCCTTCCCGAACGTATTTGGTTATGACCAAGCCCGCGTGACCAGCGCAGCCGACGCAACGAGTGCCTTCGACATGGGCTTCGTAGTACCCATGGGCAGCGACCCGATGAGCATCATGAGCGGCTACACGGTGAACATCCCGGCCACGGCCGTGGTGGCCCTGAAGGGCACGCTCAACAACGGGCCCCAGGCCAGCACGAACCTGATGCGCGGCACCCTGCCCCAGAGCGGCTGGCAGCTGCTGGGCAACCCCTACCCCTCGCCGCTGGACTTCAGCCTAATGGGCGGCGTGACGCGCACTAACGTGGACGACGCCGTGTACGTGTACCAGAGCACCGGCCAGTACGTGGGCCAGTACCGCAGCTACGTGAACGGCGTGGGCAACCCGCAGATTTCCGCCATGCAGGGCTTCTTCGCCCGCGTCAGCACCGGGCAGACGACGGGCAGCCTCGCCCTGAACAACGCCGCCCGCGTCACCACGTTTGCCGCCACCCCCAGCTTCAACCGCGGGGGCCCCGACACCCGGCCCCTGGTGAACCTGAAGCTGCAAGGCGCCGCCCTGCTGCTGGCCGACGAAGCCAACGTGTACTTCGAGCAAGGCGCCACGGCCGGCTACGATGCCAAGTTCGATGCCTACAAGCTGCCCAGCTCGTCGGGCCTGAGCATCAGCAGCTTCGCGGCTAGCGATGCGCTGTCCATCAACGGCTTGGCGCCGCTGGTGGCCACGGTGGCAACCAGCGTGCCACTTGATGTGCAGGTACCCAACACGGGTGTATTCACCCTGAACGCAGCCAGCGTCATTAACTTCGCCGCCACGACGCAGGTGCTGCTGCTGGATGCCCAGACCGGGGCCCGCATCGACCTCAAGCAGCAGCCACTCTACACCTTCACGGCGGCCACCAAGTCCCTGCGGGGCCGGTTTAGCCTGTACTTCGGCCCCTCGGCGGTGCTGGCCACTAACCCCGCTGCGCTGGCCCAACTGGTACAGCTGTACCCCAACCCGGCCCGCGGCAGCTTCACGCTGCTGCTCCCCGCCGAGCTGGGCCGCTCGCCGGTCACGGCCACGCTCTACAACCAGCTCGGCCAGGTAGTGTCGCAACGCACGCTGCCGATGACGGCCGCGGGCGCCACAGCGCAGTTCGACGTTTCGCACCTCGCCTTCGGGATATATACCCTGCAAATGACCGGCGGCACTACCAAAGTGGTGAAGCGCCTGGCCATTATCCAATAG
- a CDS encoding DUF4331 domain-containing protein translates to MWSTVRHTPLEASSHREAPLIADDPLADNTDVYAFVDPNDKDRVVLIADYIPFQLPQGGPNYSTFGENIRYEVHVKNNSGTAGDDITYRFTFTRLNEDPSTFFNIRLGKQNLKATYTCEKSVNGGAFATIVSNGVVPPYNVGPNSINTGVGLGSKLSYTDLRQSAVTPATGGGGEQVFCGSSDDPFFADLGAIFDLAGVRINMGARDGLARYNVHSIALSIPIATLQKDKKPVSSASSILDGDYVIGVWASASRPSMRTLSGVGAPTTDNATYVQVSRLGMPLLNEAINPIGDKDAWNRTTPYAEAASTDGYLSNPELGLYMDSRQFGGAVPALAALRIQKTSLAGFLPAPFSSGFDFGNNMSGLYPLKGSALVKGTALDDALFGKYLLVANSPRSVDIKPIFHTGVPNLPPYQLATGKKGNPLALGKPFVNNFLPLGANISGNPGGDMLRLNMAVPATPRNSPDFSNQGLLAAAVLGLTDARFNGSTAIQNIPNMDGFPNGRRLEDEVVKIELQAVSGAALAAIGLWYDDYTPTSPSPVTPQLKGVLNFATGVEKNDTTFRAAFPYVQTPWQGYRIRR, encoded by the coding sequence ATGTGGAGCACCGTCCGGCACACGCCCTTGGAAGCCAGTAGCCACCGCGAAGCGCCGCTAATTGCCGACGACCCGCTGGCCGACAACACCGACGTGTATGCCTTCGTGGACCCCAATGACAAGGACCGCGTGGTGCTGATTGCCGACTACATCCCGTTTCAGCTGCCGCAAGGGGGCCCGAACTACTCAACGTTTGGCGAGAACATTCGCTACGAGGTGCACGTGAAGAACAACAGTGGCACGGCCGGCGACGACATTACGTATCGCTTCACCTTCACTCGCCTCAATGAGGACCCCAGCACGTTTTTCAACATCCGACTGGGCAAGCAGAACCTGAAAGCCACATACACTTGCGAGAAGAGTGTGAATGGCGGGGCGTTTGCAACAATCGTTTCCAACGGCGTAGTACCACCCTACAACGTCGGGCCGAACTCCATCAACACGGGCGTAGGCCTGGGCAGCAAGCTCTCCTACACCGACCTGCGCCAGAGCGCCGTGACCCCGGCCACCGGCGGCGGCGGCGAACAGGTATTCTGTGGATCCTCCGACGATCCCTTCTTTGCGGACCTCGGAGCCATATTCGACTTGGCTGGAGTACGCATCAACATGGGGGCCCGCGACGGGCTGGCACGGTACAATGTGCACTCCATCGCACTGAGCATCCCCATTGCCACGCTGCAAAAGGACAAAAAGCCGGTTTCATCTGCTAGCAGTATTCTCGACGGCGACTACGTGATTGGCGTGTGGGCCTCGGCCAGCCGCCCCTCGATGCGAACCCTGAGCGGTGTGGGAGCCCCCACTACCGACAATGCTACCTACGTGCAGGTTTCGCGCCTGGGCATGCCGTTGCTCAATGAAGCTATTAATCCCATCGGGGACAAGGACGCTTGGAACCGCACTACACCCTACGCCGAGGCAGCCAGCACGGACGGCTACCTGTCCAACCCTGAGCTCGGCCTATACATGGACAGCCGCCAGTTTGGCGGGGCCGTGCCGGCCTTGGCAGCATTACGCATCCAAAAAACGTCGCTGGCGGGCTTCCTCCCCGCCCCATTTTCCAGCGGTTTCGACTTCGGCAACAATATGTCAGGTCTATACCCGCTGAAGGGCAGCGCGTTAGTGAAAGGCACAGCCCTGGATGACGCCCTATTCGGCAAATACCTGCTCGTGGCTAACAGCCCGCGCTCAGTTGACATCAAGCCCATTTTCCACACTGGCGTACCCAACCTACCACCCTACCAGCTCGCCACGGGCAAAAAAGGAAACCCTCTGGCACTTGGTAAGCCGTTCGTTAACAATTTCCTGCCCCTAGGCGCCAACATCAGCGGTAACCCAGGTGGCGATATGTTGCGCCTGAACATGGCTGTGCCCGCCACGCCACGCAACTCGCCCGATTTCAGCAACCAGGGGCTGCTGGCCGCCGCCGTACTCGGCCTCACCGATGCGCGCTTCAACGGTAGCACCGCTATCCAGAACATTCCCAATATGGACGGTTTCCCCAACGGCCGCCGCTTGGAAGATGAAGTAGTAAAGATTGAGTTGCAAGCCGTCAGCGGCGCGGCTTTGGCCGCCATCGGCCTGTGGTACGACGACTACACGCCCACCAGCCCTTCGCCGGTGACGCCCCAGTTGAAAGGGGTCCTGAACTTCGCCACGGGCGTGGAGAAGAACGACACGACTTTCCGCGCAGCCTTCCCTTATGTGCAGACGCCATGGCAGGGTTACCGCATCCGCCGCTAA
- a CDS encoding TonB-dependent receptor produces MFFYYLQNFWAARRSTALLCAILLWAGTAQAQRPAALRGTVTDSLSGQPLAGASVGLVGQPGSTATDALGQFRLANLPAGPYSLRVGALGYRAASQPVTLVAGEVRGVEVALATASLNLAEVTVSQPRDPNQSLAAITHIDQTLRPINSGQDLLRLVPGLFIAQHAGGGKAEQIFLRGFDADHGTDFAISVDGMPVNMVSQGHGQGYADFHFVIPETVEQLKVYKGPYTARFGDFATAGAGEFFTKTGLDHNQVKVEAGSYNTYRALVMLDLLGTHHLLSKKTESAYVASEYYYSASPFVNNQRFKRFNGMGKYTGQLTDKTSLTLFGSYFTSNWNASGEIPSRAVADGTITRFGSIDPSEGGNTNRANAYAILTTALPHDAVLRQQVYYTRYNFSLFSNFTFFKNNPVGGDEINHTDTGRNLYGYTGTYERDNRLGSRNLHTTLGVGTRLDESALGLRHATKRVITDTVDVGRLHEQNLNAYLDATLELTDRLSMNAAVRTDLFVFDFRGQIADSTGAFGPLSGRVNAARVSPKLNFYYQASPAVQLFLRSGMGFHSNDVRAVVRGTRPAQALPRATGAEVGSTFKPVSDLVVNTAFWYLHLQDELVYGGDEGTTVSVGATQRFGFDLSARYQLTRRLFLDFDGNYSHARLLGAPEGKNYLPLGPVFTSIAGLTYRQANGLSASLRYRYLGGRPANEDNTVRALPYFVVDAVLVYTRPRYQFGLTVQNLLNVEWNEAQYATETQLRGESAPVTERTFTPGTPFNLRANASIFF; encoded by the coding sequence ATGTTTTTTTACTATTTACAAAATTTTTGGGCGGCCCGACGGTCGACGGCACTCCTGTGTGCAATCCTACTATGGGCCGGAACCGCCCAGGCTCAACGCCCCGCCGCGCTGCGCGGCACCGTCACCGATTCGCTTTCGGGCCAGCCGCTGGCGGGGGCCAGCGTTGGCTTGGTAGGCCAGCCTGGCAGCACGGCCACCGATGCGCTGGGCCAGTTCCGCTTGGCCAACCTACCGGCCGGCCCTTACAGCTTGCGGGTGGGGGCCCTGGGCTACCGGGCAGCCAGCCAGCCGGTAACACTGGTGGCCGGCGAGGTGCGGGGCGTGGAAGTGGCGCTGGCCACCGCTTCGCTCAACCTAGCCGAAGTGACCGTAAGCCAGCCCCGTGACCCCAACCAAAGCCTGGCCGCCATCACCCACATCGACCAGACCCTACGGCCCATCAATTCGGGCCAGGATTTGCTGCGGCTGGTGCCGGGGCTGTTCATTGCCCAGCATGCGGGCGGCGGCAAGGCCGAACAGATTTTTCTGCGCGGCTTTGATGCCGACCACGGCACCGACTTTGCCATCAGCGTGGACGGCATGCCGGTGAACATGGTCAGCCAGGGCCACGGCCAGGGCTACGCCGATTTCCACTTCGTCATTCCCGAAACGGTGGAACAACTCAAGGTGTACAAAGGGCCCTACACGGCCCGCTTTGGCGATTTCGCCACGGCCGGCGCGGGTGAGTTTTTTACCAAAACCGGCCTCGACCACAACCAGGTGAAGGTGGAGGCCGGCTCGTACAACACGTACCGGGCGCTGGTGATGCTCGATTTGTTGGGCACGCACCACCTACTGAGCAAAAAGACGGAAAGTGCCTATGTGGCCAGCGAATATTACTACAGCGCTTCGCCCTTCGTTAATAATCAGCGCTTCAAACGCTTCAATGGCATGGGCAAGTACACGGGGCAGCTTACCGACAAGACTTCGCTCACGCTATTCGGCTCGTATTTTACCTCGAACTGGAACGCCAGCGGCGAAATCCCCAGCCGGGCCGTAGCCGATGGCACCATCACCCGCTTCGGCAGCATCGACCCCAGCGAGGGCGGCAACACTAACCGGGCCAATGCCTACGCCATCCTAACCACCGCCCTGCCCCACGACGCGGTGCTGCGCCAGCAGGTCTACTACACCCGCTACAACTTCAGCCTGTTCTCCAACTTTACGTTTTTTAAGAACAACCCGGTGGGCGGCGACGAAATCAACCACACCGACACGGGCCGCAACCTCTACGGCTACACGGGCACTTACGAGCGCGACAACCGCCTCGGTAGCCGGAACCTGCACACCACGTTGGGCGTGGGCACCCGCCTCGACGAGTCGGCCCTGGGGCTACGTCACGCTACCAAGCGCGTCATCACCGATACCGTTGACGTAGGCCGCCTACATGAGCAGAACCTGAACGCCTACCTCGACGCGACGTTGGAACTGACCGACCGCCTGAGTATGAACGCCGCCGTGCGTACCGACCTGTTCGTCTTTGACTTTCGCGGGCAGATTGCCGACTCGACCGGCGCGTTTGGGCCGCTGAGCGGACGCGTAAATGCCGCCCGCGTTTCGCCCAAGCTCAATTTCTACTACCAGGCGTCGCCGGCGGTGCAGCTGTTTCTACGCTCGGGAATGGGCTTTCACTCCAACGATGTGCGCGCCGTGGTCCGGGGCACCCGTCCCGCCCAAGCGCTACCCCGCGCCACGGGGGCCGAGGTGGGCAGCACCTTCAAGCCGGTGTCAGACCTGGTAGTGAATACGGCCTTCTGGTACCTGCACTTGCAGGACGAGTTGGTGTATGGCGGCGACGAGGGCACCACCGTGAGCGTAGGGGCCACCCAGCGGTTCGGCTTCGACCTGTCGGCCCGCTACCAACTCACCCGCCGCCTGTTCCTGGATTTTGACGGCAACTACAGCCACGCCCGCCTACTCGGCGCACCGGAAGGAAAAAACTACTTGCCCCTGGGCCCCGTCTTTACCAGCATCGCCGGCCTGACTTACAGGCAGGCCAACGGGCTGAGCGCCAGTCTACGCTACCGCTACCTCGGCGGCCGCCCGGCCAACGAGGACAACACCGTACGGGCCCTGCCCTATTTCGTGGTTGATGCGGTGCTGGTCTACACCCGGCCGCGCTACCAGTTCGGTCTCACGGTGCAGAATCTGCTCAACGTGGAGTGGAACGAGGCTCAGTACGCTACCGAAACCCAGCTGCGCGGTGAATCCGCCCCGGTCACCGAGCGGACCTTTACGCCGGGCACTCCCTTCAACTTACGGGCCAATGCCAGCATCTTCTTCTAA
- a CDS encoding HupE/UreJ family protein, which yields MRRPPTRLLLIAAVPLLVLVLGALPAAAHVIDADLSKLSRTEVFWTYLQLGYTHILPLGADHILFVLSLYILEPRLRPVLWQATAFTVAHSITLGLAMYGFVRPPSSIVEPVIALSILFVAIENIVSRRLNPWRLAVVFGFGLVHGLGFASALTGLGLPRNAYFGSLISFNVGVELGQVTVILLAWALIGRWAAGKPWYHARVVVPVSAAIGLVAAFWTVQRVFFA from the coding sequence ATGCGCCGCCCGCCCACCCGCCTGCTGCTAATTGCTGCCGTGCCGCTGCTAGTGCTGGTGCTGGGGGCCCTGCCTGCCGCAGCCCACGTCATCGATGCCGACCTAAGCAAACTCTCGCGCACAGAGGTATTCTGGACGTATTTGCAGCTCGGCTACACCCACATTCTGCCGCTCGGGGCCGACCATATATTGTTCGTGCTCAGCCTCTACATCCTGGAGCCGCGGCTGCGGCCGGTGCTCTGGCAGGCCACGGCCTTCACGGTGGCGCACTCCATCACGCTGGGCCTGGCCATGTATGGCTTCGTGCGGCCACCGTCGAGCATCGTGGAGCCGGTCATTGCGCTGTCCATTCTGTTTGTGGCCATCGAAAACATCGTCAGCCGCCGGCTGAACCCGTGGCGGCTGGCGGTAGTGTTTGGGTTTGGGCTGGTGCACGGGCTGGGCTTTGCCAGCGCCCTCACCGGGCTGGGGCTGCCGCGCAACGCCTACTTCGGCTCGCTCATTTCCTTCAACGTGGGCGTGGAGCTGGGCCAGGTAACGGTCATTTTACTGGCCTGGGCCCTCATCGGGCGCTGGGCCGCCGGCAAGCCCTGGTACCACGCCCGGGTGGTGGTGCCAGTGTCGGCCGCCATCGGCCTGGTGGCGGCCTTCTGGACGGTGCAACGGGTGTTTTTTGCTTGA
- a CDS encoding tetratricopeptide repeat protein — protein MRKYLYPVLLLVFGALVAAIYVFKKPDLHAPELRERHGSLALGGEWVNTKNAIQGLQAKLRQDPKDQKSRLLLAQAYMQEGRVTGDHPYYDAAAVQLLDDVLAAEPDNFEALACKASISLTQHHFSQGLALAQQAQEINPNSGFVYGLLTDANVELGRYDEAVRTADRMNQVRPDLGAYARISYLREIRGDVPGAIQAMDMAVKAGLDGLEQTEWTRVALGHLYEVSGDLPHAAACYQHALADRPGYAYALAGLGRVAAAHHDYATAIQNFRQARAEVKDYAFTDELVDLYRLNHQPDEADKMARESIAMLASAAKQANDNEDMGHYADRELAYAYLKTNELDKALEHAQIEYKRRPDNIDVNETLAWVYYKRGAYAEAAKYMQVARRTGSQNPVLLARAGLILLKTGQAAEGHALLEKSLKTAPYLNPEVSAEGTALLAQR, from the coding sequence TTGAGAAAATACCTCTACCCCGTATTACTGCTGGTATTTGGCGCGCTCGTGGCGGCCATATACGTGTTCAAAAAGCCCGACTTGCACGCTCCCGAACTGCGGGAACGGCATGGCAGCCTGGCCCTGGGCGGCGAGTGGGTGAATACGAAAAATGCCATCCAGGGCCTGCAGGCCAAGCTGCGCCAAGACCCCAAGGACCAGAAAAGCCGCCTGCTGCTGGCCCAGGCCTACATGCAGGAAGGCCGCGTGACCGGCGACCACCCGTATTACGACGCCGCCGCCGTGCAGCTGCTCGACGACGTGCTGGCCGCCGAGCCCGACAACTTTGAGGCCCTGGCCTGTAAGGCGTCCATCAGCCTCACGCAGCACCACTTTTCGCAGGGCCTGGCGCTAGCCCAGCAGGCGCAGGAAATCAACCCCAACAGCGGCTTCGTGTACGGCCTGTTGACCGACGCCAATGTGGAACTGGGCCGCTACGACGAGGCCGTGCGGACGGCTGACCGCATGAACCAGGTGCGCCCCGACCTAGGGGCCTACGCCCGCATAAGCTACCTGCGCGAGATTCGGGGCGACGTGCCCGGGGCCATCCAGGCGATGGACATGGCCGTGAAGGCGGGCCTCGACGGCCTGGAGCAAACCGAGTGGACCCGCGTGGCGCTGGGCCACTTATACGAGGTGAGCGGCGACTTGCCCCACGCCGCAGCCTGCTACCAGCACGCCCTGGCCGACCGCCCCGGCTACGCTTACGCCCTGGCCGGCCTGGGCCGGGTGGCGGCCGCTCACCACGACTACGCCACCGCCATCCAAAATTTCCGCCAGGCGCGGGCCGAAGTGAAGGACTACGCCTTCACCGACGAGCTGGTGGACCTGTACCGCCTAAACCACCAGCCGGACGAGGCCGATAAAATGGCCCGCGAATCCATTGCCATGCTGGCTAGCGCAGCCAAGCAGGCCAACGACAACGAGGACATGGGCCACTACGCCGACCGCGAGCTGGCCTACGCCTACCTCAAGACTAACGAGTTGGACAAGGCCTTGGAGCACGCCCAGATTGAGTACAAGCGCCGGCCCGACAACATCGACGTGAACGAGACTTTGGCCTGGGTGTACTACAAGCGCGGGGCCTACGCCGAGGCCGCTAAGTACATGCAAGTAGCCCGCCGCACTGGCTCCCAAAACCCCGTGCTGCTGGCCCGCGCCGGCCTCATCCTGCTAAAAACCGGCCAGGCCGCCGAGGGCCACGCGCTGCTCGAAAAATCCCTCAAAACCGCGCCCTACCTCAACCCCGAGGTGAGCGCCGAGGGCACGGCCTTGCTGGCCCAGCGCTAG
- a CDS encoding RNA polymerase sigma factor: MPEDETQLVQLLRAGDGAAMARFYERYRGALLTQVRRLVRDPQSAEDVLQEGLLKVWLAVATYDPARGRFYTWAARICVNAAVDYLRSRAVRQGQRTASIATLALTGAEPAAPVVFWPEHIGLADLLNHLRPEHRRTLELLYFGGYTYSEVAEELAVPLSTVKTWASAAKRRLARWL, translated from the coding sequence ATGCCTGAGGACGAAACCCAACTAGTGCAGCTGCTCCGCGCCGGCGACGGGGCCGCTATGGCCCGTTTCTACGAGCGCTACCGCGGGGCCCTGCTGACCCAGGTGCGCCGGCTGGTGCGCGACCCGCAAAGCGCCGAGGACGTGCTGCAAGAGGGCCTGCTGAAGGTATGGTTGGCCGTGGCCACCTACGACCCCGCCCGCGGCCGGTTCTATACCTGGGCGGCACGCATCTGCGTCAACGCCGCCGTGGACTACCTGCGCAGCCGCGCCGTGCGCCAGGGCCAGCGCACGGCGTCCATCGCCACGCTGGCGCTGACCGGGGCTGAGCCCGCCGCCCCGGTCGTGTTCTGGCCCGAACACATCGGCTTGGCCGACCTGCTAAACCACTTGCGGCCCGAGCACCGCCGCACGCTGGAGTTGCTCTATTTCGGCGGCTACACCTACTCCGAGGTTGCCGAAGAACTGGCCGTGCCCCTGAGCACCGTGAAAACGTGGGCCAGCGCCGCCAAGCGCCGCCTGGCCCGGTGGCTCTGA